Proteins from a single region of Argopecten irradians isolate NY chromosome 7, Ai_NY, whole genome shotgun sequence:
- the LOC138328528 gene encoding uncharacterized protein: MCPVSAKNFNEDLPCISKNMKYCVVCLCFSLLIDFGFGIRGFSNYLRCTNDSSLPARDRDTECERKADIGSCEFFDCYEERFPCGRCGFAANPERNFCESFFRPQNYGNFDLQGQRWIESVHLCLNRMLLSLYVQNSVTCADSLTIMTNALSRCYRGISRLHFCEIFQTNQLAFMLLYDSRDISEMLRAAEELQEIREFCGMQDNDIPLSPIHK; this comes from the exons ATGTGCCCTGTTTCTGCAAAGAATTTCAATGAAGATCTTCCATGCATTTcgaaaaacatgaaatattgtgTAGTGTGTCTGTGCTTTTCACTGCTCATAGACTTTGGATTCGGAATAAGAGGATTTTCAAACTATCTTCGCTGTACAAATGATTCATCTCTACCGGCCAGAG ATCGAGACACAGAATGTGAGCGGAAGGCTGATATAGGATCCTGTGAATTTTTCGACTGCTACGAAGAACGATTTCCTTGTGGGAGATGTGGTTTTGCTGCCAACCCCGAGCGTAACTTCTGCGAGAGTTTCTTTCGTCCACAAAACTACGGTAACTTTGACTTACAA GGTCAACGATGGATTGAGTCCGTTCATCTTTGCCTAAATAGGATGCTGCTGTCGTTGTATGTCCAGAACTCGGTCACTTGTGCGGACAGTTTGACTATCATGACAAATGCATTGTCTCGTTGTTATCGAGGGATATCTCGTCTGCATTTCtgtgaaatatttcaaaccAACCAGTTAGCATTTATGCTGCTCTATGACAGTCGAGATATATCAGAAATGTTAAG AGCTGCTGAAGAATTACAAGAAATACGAGAGTTTTGTGGAATGCAGGATAATGATATACCTTTGTCACCTATTCATAAGtaa